Proteins from a single region of Sebastes umbrosus isolate fSebUmb1 chromosome 8, fSebUmb1.pri, whole genome shotgun sequence:
- the LOC119492494 gene encoding uncharacterized protein LOC119492494, producing the protein MAAQLVVALLALTSLGAASELDCKELVKPLVLDSHSPIYGKWVLHVGSWDQPDLKNDLQSVNSSWVDLSASLDSGDMTIYWADRLLSEDKCLQGIANATISGMTSHTTFNIKGHTSYHDGKYYETCSDCLLSEDTTLLPDGKSKGRYLFLFTRNGTLEPSELETFKKQAECLKFLPEYYFGGLDLCPDEREVATTAPESTEDDQPDVEPTAK; encoded by the exons ATGGCTGCACAGCTGGTTGTAGCTCTGCTGGCTCTCACCTCCCTGGGTGCTGCATCTGAACTGGACTGTAAAGAGCTGGTCAAGCCTCTGGTGCTGGACAGCCACAGCCCC ATCTATGGGAAGTGGGTGCTTCACGTGGGGTCGTGGGACCAGCCTGACCTGAAGAACGACCTGCAGTCGGTGAACAGCTCCTGGGTGGACCTGTCAGCTTCCTTAGACAGCGGAGACATGACCATCTACTGGGCCGACCGCCT aTTATCAGAAGATAAATGCCTTCAAGGTATAGCCAATGCCACCATCTCGGGGATGACCAGTCACACCACTT TTAATATCAAGGGTCACACTTCATATCATGATGGGAAGTACTATGAGACCTGCTCCGACTGCCTCCTGTCCGAAGACACCACACTCCTCCCTGATGGCAAGTCAAAGGGACGATACCTTTTCCTCTTCA CACGGAACGGCACTCTGGAGCCCTCTGAGTTAGAGACCTTCAAGAAGCAGGCCGAGTGTCTTAAATTCCTCCCAGAGTACTACTTTGGAGGACTAG ATCTGTGTCCGGATGAAAGGGAAGTTGCTACAACTGCTCCCGAGAGTACAGAGGACGATCAACCTGATGTTGAGCCTACAGCAAAGTAA